The Carassius carassius chromosome 2, fCarCar2.1, whole genome shotgun sequence genome has a segment encoding these proteins:
- the LOC132102747 gene encoding mitochondrial inner membrane protein OXA1L-like encodes MAALRRRVVTECLATCMFRQTSTASISTFPTVIIGNKWFVPRSHLHTGRGSRGPLVRALLGCPNHGQFLLVSTVAVRHNSSQMTETVQSISTSFEPVNTAISDPVSILSPSADPAPAVTPPITEQGAEAPLTALDVLQEVGAEASLSELGLGCSTPVGLIQNLLEFMHVSIGLPWWGAIVAGTIFARCAVFPVIVKAQREAAKLYNVMPEMTKLTNHINEAKQSGNKFEFSKAYTDLMMFQKKHDVNPLRGFLVPMVQAPIFISFFIALRKMAYLPVPSLQTGGVWWFTDLTAADPFYILPIAVTGTMFAILELGAESGVDNPNLRAMKTVFRIMPFVILPMTISFPTAVFTYWMTSNLFSLGQVALLRHPVVREKLCIPERITHPPSALPPDEGFIKSIKKGWKNAQLAQQLEERERRIKGHLDLAAKGPLRQTFTHNPPQQSAAPVSTGKSSHSKEDKKRPWEETTG; translated from the exons ATGGCTGCGCTCAGGCGCAGAGTGGTCACAGAATGTCTTGCAACATGTATGTTTCGACAGACAAGCACAGCGAGCATTTCCACTTTTCCTACTGTTATAATAGGGAATAAG TGGTTTGTACCGAGATCACATCTTCACACTGGCAGAGGAAGCAGGGGTCCACTAGTTAGGGCACTTCTCGGGTGTCCCAATCATGGCCAGTTCCTGCTGGTCAGCACTGTGGCGGTCAGACACAACAGCTCACAG ATGACAGAAACTGTGCAGAGCATTTCAACTTCATTTGAACCTGTAAATACTGCGATATCTGACCCAGTCTCCATTTTAAGTCcttctgctgaccccgcccccgCAGTCACGCCACCAATCACAGAGCAGGGGGCCGAGGCTCCTCTCACTGCATTGGATGTTCTGCAGGAGGTTGGAGCTGAAGCCAGTCTATCAGAGCTCGGCCTGGGGTGCAGCACACCTGTGGGCCTGATCCAGAATCTGCTGGAGTTTATGCATGTTAGCATTGGGCTGCCATGGTGGGGCGCCATTGTTGCAG GCACCATTTTTGCTCGGTGTGCTGTGTTCCCAGTCATTGTAAAGGCACAGAGGGAAGCAGCCAAACTGTATAACGTCATGCCAGAAATGACCAAGCTCACCAACCACATCAACGAGGCCAAGCAGAGCGGTAACAAATTTGAAT TTTCGAAAGCATACACTGACTTGATGATGTTTCAGAAGAAACATGATGTGAACCCTTTGCGTGGGTTCCTAGTGCCCATGGTACAG GCTCCAATCTTCATCTCTTTCTTCATTGCCTTGCGTAAGATGGCATATCTCCCCGTACCAAGTCTGCAGACTGGAGGCGTCTGGTGGTTCACAGACCTAACTGCAGCAGATCCTTTTTACATTCTCCCCATTGCTGTGACTGGCACCATGTTTGCCATTTTAGAG CTGGGAGCTGAATCTGGTGTAGACAACCCCAATCTGAGGGCCATGAAGACTGTCTTCAGGATCATGCCCTTTGTGATCCTCCCTATGACGATTAGCTTCCCCACG GCAGTGTTCACCTACTGGATGACCTCTAACCTCTTCTCACTGGGTCAGGTGGCCCTGCTGAGGCACCCAGTCGTGAGAGAGAAGTTATGTATCCCAGAACGCATCACACACCCACCCTCAGCACTACCTCCCGATGAAGGTTTCATAAAAAGCATCAAGAAAG GATGGAAGAATGCACAGTTGGCTCAGCAGCTggaggagagagaaagaagaatTAAAGGACACCTGGATCTGGCAGCCAAAG gtcctCTGAGGCAGACTTTTACCCATAACCCCCCCCAACAGTCAGCAGCACCAGTGTCAACAGGAAAATCAAGTCATTCCAAGGAAGACAAGAAGAGGCCCTGGGAAGAGACGACTGGTTAA
- the casp23 gene encoding caspase-23 translates to MTEEVNWEEDLENDAAIANLVHHLNIHKQHIGKSDRNSEARPSNERVDFVALPCDHRMPTDYVVACFKYYLKQKETEFSCPRFDEVQKKSCGRKLCYRDLCQLIPLTDKQREFLEENLAALVARRLFDIKACPGCQSHVERRDRSNLCVNCTICTANLKRTYFFCWNCCRQWKGPTNNSVRCENTGCGQRVRTSDPLIPCNPEFKMKMLKKQGDDIYQVKDKAHERKRLALLINNVEFKNLDDRTGADKDELSMEVLLKGLGYTVITLRDLSAQGMLAAMRDFAQREEHTESDSCFVVLMSHGDANGICGVFDSFDNEEEEDIFPTDYIFNSLNTPNCAGLRDKPKIILIQACRGDKEGSVDVPDAAPRRSRSKEHRETDFCCFRSCTPDTVSYRNKKKGSDFIQDIVEIFNQHAHQDDIEELFRKVIKKFKTTHPDQMPCKERATLSKKFFLFPGL, encoded by the exons ATGACGGAAGAGGTTAACTGGGAAGAAGATTTGGAAAATGACGCCGCGATAGCAAACCTCGTCCATCATTTGA ATATCCACAAACAACATATTGGGAAATCAGATCGTAATTCTGAAGCACGGCCATCAAATGAAAGAGTGGACTTTG TTGCATTGCCCTGTGATCATCGAATGCCGACAGACTATGTTGTTGCTTGCTTCAAGTATTATCTTAAACAG AAAGAGACTGAATTTTCCTGCCCTCGTTTCGATGAGGTTCAGAAGAAATCTTGCGGTCGGAAGCTCTGTTATCGGGACCTCTGTCAGCTGATACCACTGACAGACAAACAAAGGGAATTCTTAGAGGAGAATCTCGCTGCCCTTGTTGCTAGAAGGCTGTTTGACATTAAAGCT TGTCCAGGATGTCAGTCTCATGTGGAAAGACGAGATCGAAGTAACCTGTGCGTAAACTGCACTATCTGCACGGCCAACCTGAAACGGACTTACTTCTTCTGCTGGAACTGCTGCAGGCAATGGAAAGGGCCGACCAATAATTCTGTGCGATGTGAAAATACTGGCTGTGGACAGAGAGTG AGAACCTCAGATCCCCTTATTCCATGCAATCCtgagtttaaaatgaaaatgcttaaaaaacaGGGAGACGAT ATATACCAGGTAAAAGACAAAGCCCATGAGAGAAAACGTTTGGCACTGCTTATCAACAATGTAGAATTTAAAAACTTAGATGACAGGACTGGGGCAGACAAGGATGAGCTGAGTATGGAAGTGCTGCTTAAAGGTCTGGGTTACACTGTGATCACACTCAGAGACCTCAGTGCACAG GGTATGCTTGCTGCCATGCGAGACTTCGCCCAGCGAGAGGAACACACTGAATCGGACAGCTGCTTTGTGGTCTTGATGTCCCATGGAGATGCCAATGGAATTTGTGGGGTTTTTGACTCTTTCGACAATGAAGAGGAAGAGGACATTTTTCCAacagattacatttttaatagcTTGAACACTCCGAACTGTGCTGGATTGCGGGACAAGCCAAAAATCATCCTTATCCAGGCGTGTAGGGGCG ATAAAGAAGGCAGTGTGGATGTCCCGGACGCTGCGCCCAGACGCAGCAGAAGTAAAGAGCACCGTGAAACAGACTTCTGCTGCTTTAGATCCTGTACTCCAG ATACTGTGTCctacagaaacaaaaaaaaaggctCAGATTTCATCCAAGACATTGTGGAAATATTTAATCAGCATGCTCACCAGGATGACATCGAGGAACTCTTCAGAAAG gTCATTAAGAAGTTTAAGACAACACATCCAGATCAAATGCCATGCAAAGAAAGAGCAACATTATCTAAGAAATTCTTTCTCTTCCCTGGGCTGTAA